From the Apus apus isolate bApuApu2 chromosome 4, bApuApu2.pri.cur, whole genome shotgun sequence genome, one window contains:
- the LOC127383666 gene encoding repetin-like, whose protein sequence is MSLSDLADKRVIFKSEIHGKQFTSQTRKMDRQDRGTERPERQDRQTDREERQDTKDGQTDTMDRQTGRTHERHDRDRTYRRDKQDRTDRMDRQAGQTGQTGWTDGQTGWTDTTNRTDRMDRQTGHMDRQDRRTGQTGRTDRQDRQHRTDRQDGHTGQTDMENRTDRQDRTGQAERTKTGQTDRTERQEKQDRHDRTNKTDRMDRTEGQTGQKGQAGQIGQTDRTDRADRQTERTEGHDKQDGQAGLTGQIGQTEQDRQGTQDRQDREDRETGWTDRQGRQHRETGRVDRTDGHDKQDRQDIQTDKKDREDRETGQTDRTYRQTERTGTTDRTGKTDRQDGQADSTGRQDRETDRPDRQDRQEHRQTDRQTDRMDRQDGQTDGHDKQDRQTGQTGWIDRTDGQDRWTDRTDRQKGETG, encoded by the exons ATGTCCTTATCTGATCTAGCTGATAAAAGAGTCATCTTCAAATCTG AAATTCATGGTAAGCAGTTTACTTCTCAGACGAGGAAAATG GATAGGCAGGACAGAGGGACAGAACGGCCAGAGagacaggacagacagacagatagagAGGAGAGACAGGACACAAAggacggacagacagacacgatggacagacagacaggacGGACACACGAGAGACACGACAGAGACAGGACATACAGACGGGACAAACAAGACAGGACTGACAGGAtggacaggcaggcaggacagacTGGACAGACAGGATGGACAGACGGGCAGACAGGATGGACAGACAC GACAAATAGGACAGAcaggatggacagacagacaggacaCATGGACAGACAGGACAGACGCACAGGACAGACAGGCAGGACAGACAGGCAGGACAGACAGCACAGGACGGATAGACAGGACGGACACACGGGACAGACAGACATGGAaaacaggacagacagacaggacagg ACAGGACAGGCAGAGAGGACAAAGACAGGTCAGACAGACAggacagaaagacaggaaaaacaggACAGACACGACAGGACAAACAAGACAGACAGGATGGACAGGACAGAGGGAcaaacaggacagaaaggacaggcaggacaaataggacagacagacaggacaGACAGGGCGGACAGGCAAACAGAAAGGACAGAGGGACACGACAAACAGGATGGACAGGCAGGACTGACAGGACAAATAGGACAGACAGAACAGGACAGACAGGGCACACAGGATAGACAGGACAGAGAGGACAGAGAGAcaggatggacagacagacagggtAGACAGCACAGAGAGACAGGACGCGTAGACAGGACAGACGGACACGACAAACAGGACAGACAGGACATACAGACAGACAAAAAGGATAGAGAGGACAGAGagacaggacagacagacaggacatacagacagacagaaaggacAGGCACGACAGACAGGACAGgcaagacagacagacaggatGGACAGGCagacagcacaggcaggcaggacagagagacagacagaccaGACAGACAGGACAGACAGGAGCACAGACAGACggacaggcagacagacaggaTGGATAGACAGGAcggacagacagatggacacGACaaacaggacagacagacaggacaGACAGGATGGATAGACAGGACAGACGGAcaggacagatggacagacagaacAGACAGACAAAAAGGAGAGACAGGATAG